TCGCCGACCTCATGCGCTGGGGTTTCGGCGCGCAGATCATGTCGCCGGAGATGCCCGAGCTGCTGCGCGGCGTGATCTTCCTGATGGACATGCCTTTCCCCATCTACCGCCTGTTCATCATCGGCTTCGGCCTGGCCTTGGCGGCCGGCCTGTGGTTCGCCGTCGACCGCACCATCTGGGGGGCGGTGGTGCGCGCCTGCGTGGTCGATCGCGGCTTCGTCGAGACGCTTGGCCTCGACACGCGCCGCATCTTCACCGCCGTGCTGGTCATTTCGGCCGGTCTCGGCGGCCTCTCGGGCGCGCTCGGCGCGGGCATCCTGTCCGCCTATCCCGGCCTTGACGAGGAGGTGCTGATCCTGGCGCTGATCGTCGTGGTGGTTGGCGGTCTCGGCACCTTCCGCGGCACCGTGGCGAGCGCGCTGCTGCTCGGTTTCGCCATGACCTTCGCCAAGGTCTGGGTGCCCGAATTTTCCAATTTCGTCGCGCTTGGCGTGATGGCGGCACTGCTGGTCATGCTGCCCTCGGGCCTGGTCGCCCAGAAGACGAGGCAAGTGTGAACCGGATCGAAACCGTGAACCGGACGGAACTCCTGCGTGCGGAAGGTGCCGCCGCCGTGCCGCAGCTCGGCCGCCGGATCCTGTCCCGCGTCGCGCTCGCACTGGCCGTCACCGCGGCCCTCGGCGGGCCGCTCTTGCTTGCCGGCGACTACCAATTGCGCTTCCTGGCCGAGATCCTGATCATCGGCACGGCGGTGCTCAGCCTCGACCTGCTGGTTGGTTTCGGCGGCCTGGTCTCGCTCGGCCATGCCGCCCTGTTCGGTGGCGCGGCTTATGCCGCGGCGATCACCGCGCAATATTGGGGCGCCGATCTCATCGTCATGCTGGCCGTCGGCATCGCCACCGGCGTCGTCCTGGCGCTGGTTCTCGGCGTCGTCGTCATGCGCACCATCAGCCTGTTCTTTCTCATCCTCAGCCTGATCGTCGGCCAGATGTTGTGGGAGGTGGTTTTCCACTGGCGCGAGGTGACCGGCGGCGCCGACGGCCTGCGCGGTTTTCCGCCGCTGACCTTGCATGCGGGGGTCGCGACCGTGGTGCTCAACAGCGGACCGACGCTCTATGTCGCGGCTGCGGCCGTCGCCGGACTGGCGCTGCTCGCGGCCCATTGTTTCGTCGATGCGCCGATCGGCCGGGCCCTGGTCGGTTCGCGCGAGCGGGCGCTCCGGATGAGCGCGCTCGGCTACAGCATCCCGGCGATCCGGCTGATGGCACTGGTCGCCTCGGGCGCCATCGCCGGTGCGGCCGGCGCGCTCTATCCCTTCGTCAATCAATATGTCGGTCCCAATGCCGTGCATTGGACCATGTCGGCGATGATGATCATCATGCTGGTGATCGGCGGCGTCGGCTCGCTCTACGGCGCCTTTGTCGGCGCCGCCATCTACCTGTCGATCCAGACCTATCTGTCGTCTTACACCGATCGCTGGCAATTGCTGGTCGGCCTGATCTTCGTCATGACCGTGCTGGTCATGCCGCAGGGCGTGGTCGCCGGTGTCAGGTCGCTGCTCGGCCGCCGGCCGGCCGGTGGGGGAGGTGTGTCATGACCGCGCCCGCCATGCTCGCCATCGACGGTGTCGCCAAGGCCTTTGGCGGCCTGCGCGTGCTTGTCGATGTCAGCTTCGCGGTCGGCCGGGGCGAGACCCTTGGGCTGATCGGCCCGAACGGCGCCGGCAAGACCACGCTGTTCAATGTCATCACCGGTTTCCTCAGCCCCGACCGGGGCGGCGTGCGCTTCGCCGGGACCGATATCGTCGGGATGAAGCCGGACCAGCGGGTGCGCGCCGGCCTGGTACGCACCTTCCAGAAGAGCATGGTGTTCCCCGAACTGTCGGCGCGCGAAAACATCGCACTGGCCGCGCGCGCCCGTCGCGGCGCCGGCTATCGCTGGCGGTCGAGCGCTTCGGTCACGGCCGAAGCCGACGGCGCGGCGGAGGCGCTGCTCGGCCGCGCCCGGCTCGGCCATCGTGCCGATGAAAAGGTCGGCAACCTCTCCTATGGCGACCAGCGCATCGTCGACGTGCTGATTTCGCTCGCCATGGCGCCGAAACTGCTGCTGCTCGACGAGCCGACCGCGGGCCTTGCCCGGCAGGAGGCCGAGCGCCTGGTCGAACTGGTGCGCAATCATGACGACGAGGTGGCGATCATCCTGATCGCCCATGACCTCGACATCGTCTTCGGCGCCTGCGACCGCGTCGCCGTGCTCGATCTCGGCCGCCTCATCGCCATCGACACGCCCGCCGGCATTCGCGCCCATGCCGGCGCCCAGGCCGCCTATCTCGGCACGCTCGCGGAGGCGTCGTGATGCCGGCCTTGCTGACCGCCGAAAAACCCGCCGCCTGCCTGTCGCTTTCGGGGCTGTCGGCCTCCTATGACGGTGTCGGTATTCTCTCAGATGTCGACCTGGCACTCGCCCAGGGCGAGGTGCTGGCACTGCTCGGCCGCAACGGCGCCGGCAAGACCACGCTGATCTCGTCCATCCTCAATCTCGAGCCGACGGTCGGCGGCCGGGTATCGGTCAAGGGCCATGACGTGACCGGCTGGCCGACCCATCGCATCGCCCGCCTCGGCCTGGCTTTGGTGCCGCAAGGGCGCGGCGTCTTCCCCAACCTGACGGTCGAGGAAAACCTGCGCATGGCGATGCTCTGGACGCGCGGCGCGCCCGATCGCCGCTGGACGCTGGAGCGCGCCTATGAGGTGTTTCCGCGGCTTGCCGAACGGCGGCGCTCGTCGAGCGGCGCGCTCAGCGGCGGCGAGCGCCAGTTGCTCGCCATCGCGCGTGCCTTGCTGACCCAGGCGGATTTCATCATTCTGGACGAACCGAGCGAAGGCCTTGCGCCGCTCGCCATCGAGGATGTCATCATCGGCTCGGTCGGCCGCCTCGCCCGCGAGGGACTGACCATGGTGATCGCCGAGCAGAATGTCGCGATGGCGCTCCGGCTCGCCACCCGGGCGGTCGTGCTCGCCCATGGCCGCATTGTCTTCGACGGCGCGCCGGCGACGCTGCTCGCCGACACCGATCTCCAGCGAGAGCATCTGGGCCTATGACAGACACCCTGAACCGCATTCCGATCGAGCAATTGCGTTATGTCCGGCTCGGCACCGCCGACCTGAACGGCGCGACCGATTTCGCCCAGCGCATCCTCGGCCTGCAACTGGTCAACCGGACCGAGACGGAAGCCTATTTCCGCTCCGACTATCGCGACCATACGCTGGTCTATGTGGCCGGGGATCCGAGCCATCAAGCCGTCGGTTTCGAGCTGCGCGATCCCGAGACGCTCGACCGGGCGGTCGCCGCTCTCGAAGCGCAGGGCTTCATGGTCGGCCGGGACGACGGCGAGGGCGCGCAGCGCCGCAAGGCGCGCCGGTTGGCCAGCTTCCGCATGCCGGGCGGCTATGACGTCGAGCTGGTGGTCCGGCCGCTGCAGTCGGGCTGGCGTTATCACGGGCCACGCGATGCCGGCATGACCGGGCTCGAAGGCGTCGCCCTGCGCGGCGCGCCCGACGCTTCCGACCAGGACGTCTGGACCCGGCTGCTCAGCGGCGCGGTCAGCGACTGGGTCGGCGAGGCGGCCTATATCCGCTTCGACGAGGCGCATCACCGCATTGCCGTCCATCCCTCCGAGGGACGTGGCGTGCTGGCGGTGGAGTTCGGTGTCGAGGACGTCGATCTGATCATGCAGAACGCCTATTTTCTGCGCGCTGCTCAGGTGCGGATCGTCGACGGCCCGGGCCGCCGGCCCTTTTCCAACCAGCTCTTCGTCACCTTCGCCGGACCCGATGGCGTGCTGTTCAGCTATGTCTGCGAAGGCGAAAGGTTCGACGGCGCCCGCCGCGCGCGACAGTTCCCCAGGGCGCGCGGCTCGTTCTGCGCCTGGGGCAGTGAAACCGCGATTGCCGAGTATCAATAACGGGCCAGGGCCCGCGGAGGCTTCAGATGATCAAGCTCGCCGACGTTTCCTACGTTCGCCTGGGCACGCGCGACCTGGAAGGCGCGACCCATTTCGCCACCGAATATCTCGGCCTCGACATTGCCGAGCAGAACAAGGGCGCGGTCTATTTCAAGTCCGACCAGCGCGAACACACGTTGTGCTATTTCGACGGCGACCCGGGCGATCATGTCGTTTGTTTCGAAGTCGAGCAGCGTTCGGATCTCGATGAGGCGGCAACCCAGCTGGAAGCGCTCGGCCATCCGGTCCGGCGCGGCACCGCGGAAGAAGCCGATTTGCGCAAGGTGCGCGAGTTCATCTCGTTCCGCGACCCGACCGGCAACCCGATTGAACTCGCCTGGCGGCCGGCCCATAGCGGCCGGCGCTACCACGGCCAGCGCGACGCCGGCATTACCGGCTTCAGCCATATCGGGCTCTGCTCCACCGATCTTGCCCGCGACGAGGCGTTCTGGACCCAGGTGACCAATGCCCGGGTCAGCGACCGCATCGGCGATGCGCCGCTCCTGCGCATCGACGAGGTCCACCACACCATCGCGATGTTTCCCTCGACCAAGCCGGGCATCCAGCACATCAACCATCAGGTCGAAACCGGTGACGACATCATGCGGTCCTACCAGTTCCTGCGCGACCGCCAGGTGAAGATGGTCTTCGGCCCTGGCCGCCACCCCACCTCCTCGGCCAAGTTCCTCTATTTCGAGGGCCCCGACGGCATGGTCTTCGAATATTCCAGCGGCGTGCGCGAGATCGCCGACGAACTGCTCTGGCGCGAGCGCCAGTTCCTGTTCGAGCCCATGGGTTTCTGCAAGTGGGGCGCCAAGCCGGCGATCGCCGAATTCAACAAATGAACCGCTTTCAAGAATGACGCTGGCATTGCCGACCCCGACCGAAGCCGACAGCGCGCTGGTCCGCACCGCCGGCTGGGCGCTGGCGCGCCACGGTTTCGTCCATGCCTATGGCCATTGCAGCCTCAGGCTGGATGCGCGCCACTTCCTGGTCTCGCCGGCAACCCCGCTGGGTCTGGTCGGTGTCGACGAGGCCTGTTCGGTCGTTGGCCTCGACGGTCCCTTGCCCGAAGGCGTGCTCGGAGAGGTGCGCATTCACCGCGAGATCTACCGGCGGCGGCCTGAGGTGAACGGGGTGGTGCGCTCCATGCCGCCAAAGGCGATGACGCTCGGCACGTTGCGCCTGACGCCGAAGCCACGCCACGGCATGGGCAGTTATTTCGCGCCCAAGCCGCCGCTCTGGGACGATCCGCAATTGTTGCGCTCGGACGAGCAGGCGGCTGCGCTCGCCGAGACGCTCGGTGATGCCCGCGCCATCCTGATGCGTGGCAATGGCGTTGTCACCGCCGGCACGTCGCTGAAGGAAGCGGTGGTGCTGACCCGTTTCCTGGAGGATGCCTGCCGGATCGAGCTCGAATGTCTTACCTCCGGGCTTGCCGACCAGGGCGCGGTGCTTGACGCCGACGAAGCCTGCGAGCGCGCGACCTGGAGCGGCCGCATCATGGACCGCATGTGGGACTACCTGACACGGCCGCCGACCAGGGCCTGACGGCGAACGGCGCGGCCATTGAGGCCCCCGGGCAACAGCCCGTCGCCTTTGCGGCTGGTCTCGACCGCAAGATCCGTTATCCAGGCTCAAGCTCGCCGCATGTCGTGTTGGACGGTCGGGCAGGTGACCTGATCGAACATGCAGACGTTTCTGGCGCTCTCGCTGGCCTATATCATCTCGATCTTCTTCCGCCTGTTTCTGAGTGTCCTCGCGACCCGGATCATGGCGGATATGCGGATCGGGGCGACCGAGCTTGCGGTCATGAGCTCATCCTGGTTCGTCACCTTTGCGGTGATGCAACTTCCGGTCGGCTGGGCCCTCGACCGCTTTGGTCCCCGCCGAACCGTCTTGCCGCTGATGCTGGTCGGGGCCGTCGGCGTCTGCCTCTTCCCGTTCGCGCCGAATGCGATCCTCGGTTCCCTTGCCATGGCCTTGATCGGCATCGGCTGCTCGCCGGTCTATATGAGTGCCGTCTACGTCTTCGCGCGCAACCATCCGCCGGCACAATTCGGCCTTCTGGCGTCGCTGTTGATCGGCATCGGGTCGATCGGAAATTTCGTCGGCACGGTGCCTCTGGCATTGCTCGCCGACGGTTTTGGCTGGCGGGCAACGATGATGATGCTCGGGGTCCTCTATGGCGTCGCCTTCGCGCTGGCGGCGGTGTTCCTGAAAGATCCGCCGCGCATCGACGGCAAGGCCGATTCCGGCATCTTTTCCGGCCTGGGCGCGATCGTCTCGACGCGGCTGTTCTGGCTTCTCGTGCCGATCGTATTCTTCAGCTACGCCGTCGCCGTTGCGTTGAGGGGGCTTTGGATCGCGCCCTATCTCGCCGAGGTGATCGAACTGACGCCGGCCCAGCAGAGCAATGCCGCGATGCTGATGGCAATGGCCATGACATCCAGTGCCTTCCTGTTCGGCTGGATCGAAAATCGCTGGGGCCAGGCCAAGGCCTTGGTCGTCGCCGGCAATCTGGCCATGGCCGCAGCCCTGGCCCTCCTGGCCGCGACAGCTGTTCAGACGGCGGTGGCGGCGACCGCCATTTTCGTTTTTATCGGGTTTTGCGGGTTCAGCTACACGATCCTGATGGCCCATGCCCGGCCGTTCTTCCCGGACCATCTGGTTGGGCGGGGCATGACCTTGCTCAACTTCGTCTTCATCGCCGGCGTGGTGGCCGTGCAGACCGGTTCGGGCTGGCTGATCGACGACGGCCTTGGGCAGGGTCTCGACCCGGCCGTCACTTTTGCGCGCATGCATGGGGCGCTGGCCGCCGTTCTGTTCGTCAGCACGCTTGTCTACATGGTGGCGCCGCGGCGGCCGGGGCGCTGAGCGGCGGCGAGCGCTGCCCGACGCATCACCGGGCCGGGCGAGGCGCGGGCGGCGGCGGGGCGGTGGAGCCGGTGCCGAGCGAGCGCTGAACCATGACGCTGTCGGACCAGCGGCCATGGCGATAGGCAACCGCCGGCAAGACGCCGACCCGGGCAAAGCCGAAGCTTTGGTGAAGGCCGAGCGAGGCGGCGTTGTCGGCGTCGATATAACCGATCATCTGACGGAAGCCCGAGGCCGCGCAGGCGTCGATGATCCCCTGCATCAGGAGCCGCCCGACGCCGCGGCCGAGATGGCCGTGGTGGACATAGATCGAGTGCTTGACCGTATAGCGATAGGCCGGCCGC
This portion of the Phreatobacter stygius genome encodes:
- a CDS encoding branched-chain amino acid ABC transporter permease encodes the protein MGFYLIQTLNALSFSVLLLLTGLGLSLVLSLMNFVNLTHGSFVLLGAYVGAWWFGSGLPWWLAFPAAFAAAGLAGLLLERFPFRQFYARTHLMQVLLTYGLSVVFADLMRWGFGAQIMSPEMPELLRGVIFLMDMPFPIYRLFIIGFGLALAAGLWFAVDRTIWGAVVRACVVDRGFVETLGLDTRRIFTAVLVISAGLGGLSGALGAGILSAYPGLDEEVLILALIVVVVGGLGTFRGTVASALLLGFAMTFAKVWVPEFSNFVALGVMAALLVMLPSGLVAQKTRQV
- a CDS encoding branched-chain amino acid ABC transporter permease, with translation MNRIETVNRTELLRAEGAAAVPQLGRRILSRVALALAVTAALGGPLLLAGDYQLRFLAEILIIGTAVLSLDLLVGFGGLVSLGHAALFGGAAYAAAITAQYWGADLIVMLAVGIATGVVLALVLGVVVMRTISLFFLILSLIVGQMLWEVVFHWREVTGGADGLRGFPPLTLHAGVATVVLNSGPTLYVAAAAVAGLALLAAHCFVDAPIGRALVGSRERALRMSALGYSIPAIRLMALVASGAIAGAAGALYPFVNQYVGPNAVHWTMSAMMIIMLVIGGVGSLYGAFVGAAIYLSIQTYLSSYTDRWQLLVGLIFVMTVLVMPQGVVAGVRSLLGRRPAGGGGVS
- a CDS encoding ABC transporter ATP-binding protein, encoding MTAPAMLAIDGVAKAFGGLRVLVDVSFAVGRGETLGLIGPNGAGKTTLFNVITGFLSPDRGGVRFAGTDIVGMKPDQRVRAGLVRTFQKSMVFPELSARENIALAARARRGAGYRWRSSASVTAEADGAAEALLGRARLGHRADEKVGNLSYGDQRIVDVLISLAMAPKLLLLDEPTAGLARQEAERLVELVRNHDDEVAIILIAHDLDIVFGACDRVAVLDLGRLIAIDTPAGIRAHAGAQAAYLGTLAEAS
- a CDS encoding ABC transporter ATP-binding protein — encoded protein: MPALLTAEKPAACLSLSGLSASYDGVGILSDVDLALAQGEVLALLGRNGAGKTTLISSILNLEPTVGGRVSVKGHDVTGWPTHRIARLGLALVPQGRGVFPNLTVEENLRMAMLWTRGAPDRRWTLERAYEVFPRLAERRRSSSGALSGGERQLLAIARALLTQADFIILDEPSEGLAPLAIEDVIIGSVGRLAREGLTMVIAEQNVAMALRLATRAVVLAHGRIVFDGAPATLLADTDLQREHLGL
- a CDS encoding VOC family protein, translating into MTDTLNRIPIEQLRYVRLGTADLNGATDFAQRILGLQLVNRTETEAYFRSDYRDHTLVYVAGDPSHQAVGFELRDPETLDRAVAALEAQGFMVGRDDGEGAQRRKARRLASFRMPGGYDVELVVRPLQSGWRYHGPRDAGMTGLEGVALRGAPDASDQDVWTRLLSGAVSDWVGEAAYIRFDEAHHRIAVHPSEGRGVLAVEFGVEDVDLIMQNAYFLRAAQVRIVDGPGRRPFSNQLFVTFAGPDGVLFSYVCEGERFDGARRARQFPRARGSFCAWGSETAIAEYQ
- a CDS encoding VOC family protein, translating into MIKLADVSYVRLGTRDLEGATHFATEYLGLDIAEQNKGAVYFKSDQREHTLCYFDGDPGDHVVCFEVEQRSDLDEAATQLEALGHPVRRGTAEEADLRKVREFISFRDPTGNPIELAWRPAHSGRRYHGQRDAGITGFSHIGLCSTDLARDEAFWTQVTNARVSDRIGDAPLLRIDEVHHTIAMFPSTKPGIQHINHQVETGDDIMRSYQFLRDRQVKMVFGPGRHPTSSAKFLYFEGPDGMVFEYSSGVREIADELLWRERQFLFEPMGFCKWGAKPAIAEFNK
- a CDS encoding class II aldolase/adducin family protein — encoded protein: MTLALPTPTEADSALVRTAGWALARHGFVHAYGHCSLRLDARHFLVSPATPLGLVGVDEACSVVGLDGPLPEGVLGEVRIHREIYRRRPEVNGVVRSMPPKAMTLGTLRLTPKPRHGMGSYFAPKPPLWDDPQLLRSDEQAAALAETLGDARAILMRGNGVVTAGTSLKEAVVLTRFLEDACRIELECLTSGLADQGAVLDADEACERATWSGRIMDRMWDYLTRPPTRA
- a CDS encoding MFS transporter is translated as MQTFLALSLAYIISIFFRLFLSVLATRIMADMRIGATELAVMSSSWFVTFAVMQLPVGWALDRFGPRRTVLPLMLVGAVGVCLFPFAPNAILGSLAMALIGIGCSPVYMSAVYVFARNHPPAQFGLLASLLIGIGSIGNFVGTVPLALLADGFGWRATMMMLGVLYGVAFALAAVFLKDPPRIDGKADSGIFSGLGAIVSTRLFWLLVPIVFFSYAVAVALRGLWIAPYLAEVIELTPAQQSNAAMLMAMAMTSSAFLFGWIENRWGQAKALVVAGNLAMAAALALLAATAVQTAVAATAIFVFIGFCGFSYTILMAHARPFFPDHLVGRGMTLLNFVFIAGVVAVQTGSGWLIDDGLGQGLDPAVTFARMHGALAAVLFVSTLVYMVAPRRPGR
- a CDS encoding GNAT family N-acetyltransferase produces the protein MENQQAVVIRPSRDTDVEAMLAIYRRHIRQGIDERIDDSEAAEPDDLRDRRKNLRNRRFPHLVATLNGEVVGYAYAVLFRKRPAYRYTVKHSIYVHHGHLGRGVGRLLMQGIIDACAASGFRQMIGYIDADNAASLGLHQSFGFARVGVLPAVAYRHGRWSDSVMVQRSLGTGSTAPPPPAPRPAR